A single window of uncultured Pseudodesulfovibrio sp. DNA harbors:
- a CDS encoding MerR family transcriptional regulator yields the protein MNKKFISLREVGRQLDIPPSTIVYYKDKFEKYIPSEGGAGRRPRYPVEVLEIFRRIRTMFNDNWSTEQIERELALKFSVLMTDQQHDQSFDQSASSKEVIELAGVLSRMSDVLDNQSLFQSEIRSLRDEVAALRDEHVERERVQRGELESLRVELASLRRRISGRGVGGGIDFPPADFLASPLVIASGGEFLGVQGKGKKAFSLEDFVHLIERKQSDHVGVETSWRLQDNHWVLVVHTEDAETGREQDVVLVAKKTVTPSNNTVTEIIRLNIDGNDAPDALLLTLFRQLRMVFNG from the coding sequence ATGAATAAGAAATTTATTAGCCTGAGAGAAGTTGGTCGGCAGTTGGACATACCGCCGTCAACCATTGTCTATTATAAAGATAAGTTTGAAAAATATATCCCATCAGAAGGCGGGGCAGGGCGTCGTCCTCGGTATCCCGTCGAAGTTTTGGAAATCTTCAGGAGGATTCGCACAATGTTCAATGACAACTGGTCTACTGAACAAATTGAAAGAGAATTAGCTCTTAAATTTAGTGTGTTAATGACTGATCAACAACATGATCAGTCATTTGATCAATCTGCTTCCTCGAAAGAGGTTATTGAGCTTGCCGGTGTGCTATCACGCATGTCTGACGTGCTTGATAATCAGTCTCTTTTTCAGAGTGAGATACGTTCTCTTCGTGACGAAGTGGCCGCATTAAGGGACGAGCATGTTGAACGTGAACGAGTGCAACGTGGGGAGCTTGAGTCCTTGCGAGTGGAGCTTGCTTCATTAAGGCGTCGTATTTCTGGTCGTGGTGTAGGTGGCGGGATTGATTTTCCTCCAGCTGATTTTCTTGCCAGTCCTCTTGTTATAGCCTCCGGTGGAGAGTTTTTAGGTGTCCAAGGGAAGGGGAAGAAAGCTTTTTCTTTGGAAGATTTTGTTCATCTTATAGAGCGGAAGCAGTCCGATCATGTCGGTGTGGAAACATCTTGGCGATTGCAGGATAACCATTGGGTGTTGGTTGTTCATACTGAAGATGCAGAGACCGGACGTGAGCAGGATGTTGTTTTAGTTGCTAAAAAAACTGTGACTCCGAGTAATAATACCGTGACTGAGATCATACGGTTGAATATTGATGGAAACGATGCTCCTGATGCGTTGCTGTTAACTCTTTTCAGGCAGTTGAGAATGGTTTTTAACGGTTAG